CTGCACCGGTCACCGGCCCGACGATGTACGTGACGGCACCCGCGCCGATGGTGGTGACGCTCACCGGATCGGTGTAACCGAAGGCATAGGCAACACACGCGCCGACGATGAACGGCAGCACCGTGCCGAGCAGCAGCGAGATGGCGCCGATCATGCCCGCCTTGCGTGCCTCAGTCACCTGCACTTCAAAGGCCGTGGCCACGATGGCGAAATCGCGCAGCATGGCCCCGCCCATCAGGCCGATCCCGCCGAACAGCTTCAGGTCAGCCAGGCCGCGTTCGCCGCCGGTCTGCATACCGCCCCAATAGGCGAGCACCAGCCCGATCATGATGGCGATGGCCGAGCCGTGCACGCGCCCAAACGTCAGCTTCTTGGACACCCACATCGACAGGCCCATGACGATGCCGACCAGCGCGAACGCCGCGACCAGCCCGTTGTGCTGCAGAACTTTCTCTAGCATTGACAGCATGGTGCGGCTCCTTAAGCGCGGGCTTGTTCGGTTTCAGGCAGCGGGGGCAGGGGGCGCCGGTCTTCCGCGTTGCCTGTGCGGTTGATGACCGCGATGCACACACCGCACACGATCACCGCGCCGATGGCACCGAGCAACGCAACGGGGCCGCCGCGCAGTGCCGTCACCACGTTCTGCGTGGCCGCCATGGCCACTACCACCGGGATGTACATCGCGCCCCAGAACGAGACGCCCGCCTCGGTGGCGGCGGGCATGAGCCCGTGCCTGTGCAGGTAGAGCCGCGCGAAGATGAGCAGCAGCATGGCAATGCCCACGCCGCCGACATTGGCCTTCACGCCGATGGCCTGGCCGAGCAGATCGCCCAGGAAGAGGCCGGCGAGATGACATAGCGCCAGCAGGGTTGTACCGTAAATGATCACGTCTTTGTCTCCTGAAGGAACGGCGATGGGTCGCCTGTTGTGTGGTGTTTTGGTGATCGAGGGGTGAGGACTGGTTTTTTGCGTTGCCTGCGTTGATTGCGTTGGTGGTGCATCCCTTGTTTCATCCCCTGCCGGGGCTGACTTACTTTCTTTGTCTTGCCAAAGAAAGTAAGCAAAGAAAGGCGCGCCCGATGCGGCGAACCCCTCCTTGAATTTCCATAACCGGGCGGAGAAGGGGAAAACTCGCTTCGCTCAAACAGTTCCCCTTCTTTTTTCCGCCCGCTTACAGAAATTCAAGGCGCCGCATCGGGCAGGGCACGGCCACACCATCTGGTGCTTTAGGTTCGCGCCGTGATGTGCTTCCTATTCGTTATGCGCTTTCCGGCTGCGCGTTCCATTGCTCGCGTAGGCGTTTGCGGACTTCTGACGATGCGCTGCGCAGGGGTGCGCCCAGGCGGCTTTCCAAGCCGCGCGATGGATCAGCCGCGATGTTGGCCAGTGCTGCGGCGAGTGCGGTCTGCACGGTGTCGACGTCTCCGGCGTCGGGTGCGTCGGCGGATTTGACCTTCAGCAGTTTCCACAGCAAGCCGAGCGACGCGAAGCTGGCGATGTCGTACGCCATCGGCGGAATCTCTTGCGCGAGGCGTTCCAGGTCGGCGACCGAGCGCAGCGTCACGCGCGCCGCTGCGGCCTTGCCCATCGCGTGCACCATCACGTCGGCATCGTCCAGGGCGAGCAGGCGATTGGCCTGATAGCCGTGCGCGAGCAATGCTCCCGACATGGCGCGACCGACGATGAGGCCGATGACGGGGTGACCGGCCAGGCGGGCGGCAGCGTAGGCATCCGCTGCTGCAGCCAGGGCGAGGTGGATGCCGTAGGCCTCCTCGCGGCGCCCGTAGGCTTGGCTTGCCACATCGATGACGGCGACGATGGCGCGCTTCTTTTCCTGCGCGGCATCTGCTGTCATCACATCGCGCACGGCACGCGCAAGCTGCCAGCCTTCGATGAGGCCCACTTCGCCGTTGCGTGCGCGAGGAAAGCGGTTCTCGGCATCGGGCACGACGGCGATGTAGCGCGCGGGCTGACCTGCGAGCGCCGCATCGACGACTTGCA
This is a stretch of genomic DNA from Ralstonia wenshanensis. It encodes these proteins:
- the mdcE gene encoding biotin-independent malonate decarboxylase subunit gamma; the protein is MSQNELSTRGATWMRALADGTPVPGYGSTLQVVDAALAGQPARYIAVVPDAENRFPRARNGEVGLIEGWQLARAVRDVMTADAAQEKKRAIVAVIDVASQAYGRREEAYGIHLALAAAADAYAAARLAGHPVIGLIVGRAMSGALLAHGYQANRLLALDDADVMVHAMGKAAAARVTLRSVADLERLAQEIPPMAYDIASFASLGLLWKLLKVKSADAPDAGDVDTVQTALAAALANIAADPSRGLESRLGAPLRSASSEVRKRLREQWNAQPESA
- the madM gene encoding malonate transporter subunit MadM, which translates into the protein MLSMLEKVLQHNGLVAAFALVGIVMGLSMWVSKKLTFGRVHGSAIAIMIGLVLAYWGGMQTGGERGLADLKLFGGIGLMGGAMLRDFAIVATAFEVQVTEARKAGMIGAISLLLGTVLPFIVGACVAYAFGYTDPVSVTTIGAGAVTYIVGPVTGAALGATSDVMALSIATGLVKAILVMVGTPFAAKALGLNNPRAAMVFGGLAGTVSGVSAGLAATDRRLVPYGSLVATFHTGIGCLLGPSILFLATQALLR
- the madL gene encoding malonate transporter subunit MadL, whose amino-acid sequence is MIIYGTTLLALCHLAGLFLGDLLGQAIGVKANVGGVGIAMLLLIFARLYLHRHGLMPAATEAGVSFWGAMYIPVVVAMAATQNVVTALRGGPVALLGAIGAVIVCGVCIAVINRTGNAEDRRPLPPLPETEQARA